gagcgcctctgcccagccacctcgtctgggaagtgaggagtgcctctgcctggtagccccatctgggaggtaaggagcgcctctgcccggccgccccgtctgggagatgagcacctctgtccggccaccctgtctgggagatgaggagcacctctgtctggccgccccgtctgggaggtgaggagcgcctctgcctggccaccacctcatctgggaggaagtgaggagcacctctgcccagccgccccatctgggaagtgaggagcgcctctgcccggccaccccatctgggaagtgaggagcacctctgcccggccgcccatcgtctgggaggtgaggagcgcctctgcccagccaccctgtctgggaagtgaggagtgcctctgcctggcagccccgtctgggaggtgaggagcacctctgcctggctgccaccccatctgggaggaagtgaggagcgcctctgcccggctgccccgtctgggaagtgaggagcgcctctgcctggccgccccgtctgggaagtgaggagcgcctctgcccggccaccccgtctgggaagtgaggagcgcctctactcGGCCACCCAtcttctgggatgtgaggagcgcctctgcccggctgccccgtctgggatgtgaggagtgcctctacccggccacccattgtctgggatgtgaggagcgcctctgcccggcctccccatctgggaagtgaggagcccctctgcccagtcgccctgtctgggaggtgaggagtgcctctgcccagctgccctgtctgggaggtgtacccaacagctccgaagagacagcgaccatcaggagcgggccatgaggtcgatggtggttttgttgaaaagaagggggggaagtgtggggaaaggaaggagagatcagattgttgctgtgtctgtgtagaaagaggtgggcataggagactccattttgttctgactaggagaaattcttctgccttgggatgctgttgatctatggcctttcccccagccccctgctctctgaaacatgtgctgtgtcaactcagggttaaatggattaagggcggtgcaagatgtgctctGTTAAACAGAtacttgaaggcagcatgctctttaagagtcatcaccactccctaatctcaagtacccagggacacaaacactgcagaaggccacagggacctctgcctaggaaaaccagagacctttgttcatgtgtttatctcctgaccttctctccactattatcctatgaccctcccatatccccctctccgagaaacacccaagaatcatcaataaatacttcataaaaaaaaaattttctggaattcacattttaaaagtaaaaaaccaaACAGgtgaatttaacttttatttaactcaatatatctaaaataccaaatatcatttcaatatataataaatataaaattactagattattttacagtttttggtCTTATGGCTTTGAAACGTGGTGTGTAATTTAAGCttatagcacatctcaatttggactatcGCATTTCAAGGCTCAATAGTCACCTGTCATTAATGGCTACTGTGTTGGGCATTAAAAGTCTAAGAACTTGTCTTCTGTAGTTTTCCTACATAGGGAGATAATTTCTGGGCAGTCTGTTGTCAGTATATGGCCCTTTGAAAATGATGCCTAGTTGTTATTGAAACAGAATAAATTGGCCATTGGGCATTTGgtaccaaaaaaaggaaaaaaaaaagagattactcTATACAGGCATTGGGGGCTAAGCAGTGAAAAAAATCTAAGCACCTACACTCAAGGAGTTTATAGTCAAAGTGactgaaatacaaataaactagCAGTTCTAACAGTGAGAAAAGCTTAGGGTTCTGAGAGTGGGGGAGTGATGAAAAAATGCGTATCATATGATAGGTGCACAATCAATACTTAAATGAATTTATGTGTTGTAAAAATGATCAATAAATTGAATCAACAAGACACCAGGCCCCTTCCTGccacagaataaaacaaaaaacaaaaaacaaaaaaacacaaaacaaaacaaaacaaaaaacagtcaaaACAGTCAGGAGGTTTCTTGAGTCTCCTGATATCATCAGCTCGATGAAATGGTACAGGTCTCAGGTGACACTGGACGGGAAGTGTTTGTGgtctcagagaatcatcaactggagaaggtggaaggggtgtgAAAAAACACTCgggaggttccttgggtctcctaaaatcatcagcttgaggaaatgctacaggtcccaggcgacGCTCAAAGGGAGGTGcctgtggtgtgagaaaatcatcaactggagaaggtggaaggggtaccaggagacactcgggaggtgtcttcaggctcagagaatcatcaactggagaaggtggaaggggtgcggaaagacactcgggaggttccttgggtctcctaaaatcatcagctcaaggaaatgctacaggtcccaggcgacgacgcttgatgggaggtgcctgtggtgtgagaaaatcatcaactggaggtggaaggggtaccagaagacactcgggaggtgtcttcaggctcagagaatcatcaactggagaaggtggaaggcgtgcaaaaaaacagtcaggaggttccttgggtctcctaaaatcatcagctcgaggaaatgcTACAAGTCCCAGGCGACGACGCTTGATAGGAGGTGcctgtggtgtgagaaaatcatcaactggagaaggtggaaggggtacaagaagacactcgggaggtgtcttcaggctcagagaatcatcaactggagaaggtggaaggggtgcacaaaaacagtcaggaggttccttgggtctcctaaaatcatcagctcgaggaaatgctacaggtcccaggcgacgacgcttgatgggaggtgcctgtggtgtgagaaaatcatcaactggaggtggaaggggtaccagaagacactcaggaggtgtcttcaggctcagagaatcatcaactggagaaggtggaaggggtgcacaaaaacagtcaggaggttccttgggtctcctaaaatcatcagctcgaggaaatgctacaggtcccaggcgatgacgcttgatgggaggtgcctgtggtgtgagaaaatcatcaactggagaaggtggaaggggtaccagaagacacttgggaggtgtcttcaggctcagagaatcatcaactggagaaggggAAATTGGTATGAAAAGACCCTCGGGAGGTGTCTTGAGTCTCAGaaaatcatcagctcgaggaaGTGGATCAGGTCCCAGGGCACACTTGTCTTGAGGTGTCTCTCTTCTCAGAAAATCATCAGTTGTAGAATGTGGTTGAGGTCCTAGTGGACACTGTAGTCGAGAGAGAGTCAGCGGTCTCAGACATCCTTTAACTGATGGACGTGGTTGACCTCTCAGATCACACTGAATAGGAGGACGTGGCTTGCGGCCTAtcctttttcttaaagtttcagCTGGGAGGTAGGGCCGGTAGCGCAATCCTGAGGAATGATGGTGCTCCACTGCCACCATCCTTACCTGTAGGGCCAaaggaggaaatattttcacacataTTCATTTGATGGACAAAATTACCACCACCAACACAGGCTGCATCTTCTGTTGCTGGTGATAGATTTTTGCACCTTTCCACCCTCCATGTTTCAAAATAGCAGTATCAGTGTCATAATATCACCCTTCCACTGAGTACTGCCCACAGCTGGGGAGTAAAGAAAAGTCATTGGGACACACTGTTGTCTCCACATGTCACTGTGTCTGTTTGCAAATGTAGGCAGGCTGGGGACCTGCCCCAGGGAAGACAGAGTCATGACAGAGTCATAACAGATTAACAAAGAAGCATGTTTGAGACACAGGAGTGTCTATGTCTATCCTCATTCCTCCCTCACAGCCAGCACCAGAGCATGTTTCTTGCACCAGGTCAACAGAGAGTAAGAGAGGCATGAAAAGCCCATTGTCCACACATGTTGCAGCTTCTTTTTGGAGAATGTTTTCCAGGCCTTTTATGTTCTGTCTCTGATTCTCAGAACTCTGCAAGGTCAATGTGACCACCCTGCTCCAAATCTAAGAAAACAGaggtttccagaggaaggagaaattgtgcccagggtcacacagcttgcAAGAGGCAGAGTGGAAGTAGATTCCAGCTCTGCCTGCGGGACCCTCTCATTTCCCCTCTGTTTCCCTTCTTGACAAAGGATCTTCTTCACTCTGGAGGTGCCACCCATGAGAACAAAGAGCTCTGGAGAGATGTGGATTCCTGAAGAGCTTCAGGGGAGCTGGGAGAGGGATTTCTGACAGAACAATCTTACCTCAAGAAGTCAGTTAGACATGGctgtaatatttcttttcactCCCAGGTAATACCAAATTGTAAGTGCACTAGGACATAAAGAATACTTTTTTCCATGGAAAAATGAGGTGAGAATTCTATACAAAGCAAGTTTGAAAACTGTGTTTCACTTCAAGTGTACAAGTCCCATCATGTGTAATCATAGGACTCGGCAGCTTTTCAAGGTACAGAGGCCACAGAAGAACCAGCTTAGCTGAGCATCATTTAAGGCCTTCATTTGGAATTGTCCCTGTAGGTAATAAGTTACATTCACTCTTCACTAATTTACAGTCAGGGCctatttgctattacaaatatggAACCTCTGACACTTAAAATATTAGATCAGGGGCCCCATTGGGTGGGTATGAAGGTGTTTTTCACAACACGGTTACCAACAGGGATGGGACTGTGATGAACTATGGAATTGGCCTTGTCAAAGAGCATTCAAAATTGCACAAAGCACAAATTAATGTTAGATTAATGCGTTTTCACTATTTTCACTTCTGGGAATACAGCAGATATTTCAAACGTTAATCACCTACATTATAGCAGAATGCAAACAaaatcacagcaaaagaaaatcccACATATTTCGGAAATGAGACCCCACAACATCTTGGGTAAGGTGGATCAGTCAGAGTTCACTGCGCCATGAGACCTACAGTACTGGAGGTCAGTGGTGCCTCCTCATGTTATTTCTGGAAACAGAACAGTAAAAGCCCTTCAGCCCTTGGTCCCTGAGCTTTTATGGATTCTGGAGGTGCCACCAACGATGATCAGCTGGGAATGGAGAAGCCTGAAAGCTCATGGAGAAGATTTTGCTTCTCAAGAAGTTGAAACAGAAAAGACACCACAGAAcccacagagcagaggccaggccaggagaGGGCGTTGTCGGAAAAGACCAAAGTGTCCTGATATAAGAAGAGTGAAAACGTCCCCAGCATTtacctttttcttctctgtgttttcagCTGGGACGCCGTTGCTGTTCCTCATGGGAACCGAATGAGGTCCTGAATCTGCTAAGGGCCAGAGAAGGGAATGGGGCTAAATCTGGCTTGCATGTTCTGTGCAGAATAAGAAACCCTCCACACCCTCCGCTGCCATCTCACTCTCTGCCACACAGGTCCCTTACCAGAGGCACAGGGTTTATTGACCACATGCCTCAGAGGACTCTGGAGCCCTCTGGAGCCTCATCCTTGAGGAAGATACCACAGAGCCCTGGTCCAGGGGTATTCTTAACTCTCAACAGGCTGTGAACAGGTCGGGCTCTAACCAGCTGGAAATGAGCTCTAAATCAGTACATATCAGAGGAAATCACTCATCATGTGAGCACAGactcaaaattaaaataggaaCAGCCATGGTTGGAAGAATATCAATAAACCCTGGACAGGAACAGCACTGCTCCTCTTCTTCAAGCCATAGGGACATTTAAAATTCTGTGGATTCATAGTTAATCTAACTTTCATACCTGGCCAGGTATTATCAATACTTATGAACAGAAATGGACATAAAGAGATGAACAGTCATGAAAAAAGGTAAGAGCTACAGAAGTTAACTGGAAAGTTTTAGGGTTATACTTCAAATGTTAGAGGAGTAGGATTACATAGAAATTTAACTTACTAATGGAGTTATATATTTGACAATAAACAacttaaacaaaaagaatgaaggaagttcCAAAAAGTGTAAATAAATGCTTCTTTTCTTAAAGCAGATCTCAAGCTACAATATTGATCCATGAAGACACGACCAGAAAATCTCTGCTCTCATCAGCACATGTGGCTCCCATTCTAAAGTGCTATTGTTGTTTtctcaagtgaaagaaaaataaatccttcaCACTGAGTCAAGGTGGAAACGGGAGCTGGCCCATCTGCCTTCTAGGTTCATCTCCTCAGTTAAAAGTAACCAAGACATCAGGGTGGGGCAATGTCCACAGTCAGTGGAGCGGCCTGAGCTCCACCATTCACAGGGGACTAGCCAAGAGCCATTCAGCTCGGGCACCTGAGAAAAATAGGGTCCTGCCACCCAGCGAGACAACTGTTCTCTTTATAAGTGCTTGGAATTGTTTCCAGGAAACATAACAATCACCCCACCCGAGCCCTCATCCCTAAAAGGAGAAGCAGGGTGTGTGGATTGTGCAGCAGAAATTAAGCGGCCGCCTTCACAGCAAGCTCCTACCCATCGAGAAAGGGTTCTCTAGGCCCAGTCGTCCCTGGACTGGCTCCTGACTCATGTGTCTCTCTGGGACTCTCTGCTTTTGCCTCATTTGACAcctagaagacagagaaagaattgACTTGAAGAATTAAAACACCAAGTTCTTTACTAGATGCTCAAAGctttatctcaaaacaaaaacatcctTTAAAATGTCCATCACAATGACCTACCTGTGCTGCTTGTAGGCAgccttcctctctgccttccccctTTGCAACGCTTGAGCACAGAGCTGTGGGGAGAAAAATACATCCATGTCCTGACCTGGCAGACTATGTCCAAaagcaaggaaaacaaacaaacttactGAGTTGGCAAGAGGCTTTCTTGCAGAAGGGGTGATCTGAAAAAGCCAACACatgagaaattgaatgttgaGAGAGTCTAAGGGCCGTGGCATCATCTGCATCAGCACTGAACTATTGTGCAACTGTGGGGAGGAAGCTCCTTACTTTGCATCTGCAGTAGTCCTGTGCCCGCCGCCGCAACTCTTGCATGCGTTGAAACAGTTTCCTATGGATTACAATCACTTTCATCAGATAAAGCACCACTTTCAGGATGATTTTAAATAATCTGCCATGTTTCTGTTATCCTCACAACTGTACCCTTACACAATCtatctatacctagaaaatgtATTTCAGATGGCTATAAGAGTACAGTCTGAGCCGgtcgcggtggctgacacctgtaatcccagcactctgggaggctgaggccagtggatcacgaggtcaggagattgagaacatcgtggctaatacagtgaaaccccatctctactaaaaatacaaaaaattagccgggcgtggtggcaggcacctgtcatcccagctactcgggaggctgaggcaggggaatcacttgaacctgggaggcggaggttgcagtgagccaagatcacgtcattgcactccaggctgggtgacagagcgagactccacctcagaaaaaataacaaaaacaaaaacaaaaacagtacagTCTGATCCAAACTGTTGCTGTATTGATTCCGCCTCTTTTGCTTACTGCCTGCTGACTTCTGAGTTGACAATTTCCTTCCCCATTCTCAGTATATCCCTAATTCATCcttcattgagcatcttttatcATAAAGCTCTATTCTCTTTGTATTAATATCCTTGCCGTGTTTCACAGGGCAGAAACAGCTGGGCTTATAAACAGGCATAGTCCTTTTGAAGGATGTGGTTGATCCTACAACAACACACTTTCCTAAGGATGACAACAACTCACTCCACCCCTAGAATGGCTGGTAACCGAGTTTCCACACAGTCTAGCTGGCAATGGGGTCAGGAGACGTTTTGCTACTTCACATCTTTTGGTCACTGGTAAATCTTAAggtactttgttttctgttttgtcaactctctctctctctctctcgatatGTCTTCTGaccatttgtttctatttctgcatttaCTGGGTCTAAACATTGTACAAAGGTTAAAAACAACATTCCAATGGGGGTTTCCCAAGGGGGGGGGTTCCCAAGAGGGGGGATTTCCAAAGAGGGTGGGGTTCAGTTTCTGAACTCAAGGTAGGTATGTATTTCTTTCATCTCCAATTTCCCATTCTCCTCTGCCTCTGATAGCTGCCTCTCATTTTCTGCTTGCTCACattctttcatgttttgtttCCTGAGATTAGAAGGGAGGGAAATGCACACACAAGATCCACCAGCCCATGTGGGATTCCCTCTGCCCTTCTGGCATCTGAAGGCTGTGATTCAAAGAGCCCCCCTGCAACCTTCCCATAAATGAACCAACTGATTCTCACAACCAAAGGGAGAATTGACACCTCCCATTGAGGGACAAAGAAAAATCACACTCTGGCCTGCTGGCAAGTCACCTGTCATTTCCAGCTCATCTTCATAGTTCTATAGTTAGTCCTATTCTTTAGTAAATAAAGACTATTAAAAGCTTCTATGAGGTGCACTATGTGTGTCTCTGGGGTCAGTCTTGTGCTTGACACAGCGAAAGCTCATTTTACTTCAGTGTGAAAAACCAGACCTCACCAACTCATCACAACTAACTCCATCGGAAGCAGAGGATTGCTCCTCATCTGACTCCTCCTGTGGGAGACCTGATTCTCAGTCAGAGGCTGATGCCGGAACTGAGACCATCAGCCATAGAGAGATCCTTCCAGAATATGGTGTCATTAACCCTGCAGTTCACTACTGCACTTTGCCATGATTCAGGACTGGAACTCTTGTCATCGACTTTAAAGATCCTGGTTGACAGAAAAGGCAATCTGAATGCTGGGCACATCTATTGAATTAGAAATAATTGGAATGGCTCCTAAGTCAGGGTGTTATGTCCTGAAAATAGATGACAACTGCAAACCATCCACCCTGGTGTTGACTGATTGTAACAAGGTTCAGTTCACAGAGAGTGagggcagaaaaaggaaatggcctAAAAAGGTAAGTTTGCTGTGTTGCCCTCACACCACTTGATTCATGGTCCTGATCCTAAGGACCTCACCTGATACTTGGTTTTATAGGAAGGATGTGTAAAATTCCCAGAACGCTAGGAAACAGGGACAAAAACACTTCAAAGAGAAAGTTAATAAACTTGTTTCTGACCACAGGGCATCCTTCAGCACATGCTTCTGGAGTGGCCTCAAACAAGGAGTGTGTGGTGGGGTGCTGAGAATGCAATGGGAGCAGGGTCCTGTCCCCACGCTAAATGAGCTCACAGATTAATGCAAATGAGAAGCCAGTGAGGACCTCACTACTCCTGCTGTGCACTTGGGAACTACAAACACAAAACCTGACTCTGGAGGGAAGCTAAGGAAGCATTCTAATCTTGAGTTGCATAAGTGCATCTGAAACTTCCGATCTCCGATGAGAACAATGGGGGACACCAAACAGAATATAAAACCCATGACTGAATACATCAAATTGCTAACATGGCAGTAAACAGACATGAGGTCAAGATGGAGAAGGAAACCCAGGACGAAAGACATCCTTGCATTTGGAACCCATTTCCCTGAGTTTCATTGCTGAATTCCAGAAGGGACTACTGAGATGCAAAGAAGCAGAGCAGCTTTTGCACACATGCATGCGATTAGATGAAAACCAAGTGGATTGAGGGTCTGCCAATGAAAGCGACCTGTACTGAAGTCCACTGGCTCTGGTTGAGACCCAGAAGAGTCACACATCAGAACAGAGGTGGATAGGAAATACCTGGCCTTTGTAGGGACTGAGCCTGCACTGATGACCTCAATTGCAGCCTGTATGGAGGACCCCTGACCATCCCCCAGAAGTAGACTCCCATCTCTTCTGCAGCAAGATAACATGCTACTAGGCCTCAATtcattgctaaatattttttaacaagtatctcacatttaacaaaaaaaagatCAGTCATATGGCAGCAAAATACAATGTAATATGACCAAAACGTGAAAGACTGTGAAAATGAATCTGGAGGTGACCCAAGCATTGAATTCAAcaatccaggctgggtgcagtggctcacgctgggaggctgaggcaggcggatcacctgaggtcaggagttcaagactagcctggccaacatggtgaacccctgtctctactaaaaatacaaaaattgggctgggcacagtggctcacgcctgtaatcccagcacattgggaggccgaggtgtgtggatcgtgacgtcaggagttctagaccagcctggccaatatggtgaaactccgcctctactaaaaatacaaaaattatctgggcatggtggcatatgcctgtagtcccagctactcaagaggctaagggataagaatcgcttgaacctgggaggcagaggttgcagtgagccaagatcaccccactgcactctagcctgggtgacagagtgagactctgtctcaaaaacaaaaacaaaaaaattggctgagtgtggtggcacacacctgtaatccaagctacttgggaggctgaggcagaattgcttcaacctgagaggcagaggttgcagtgagccaagattgtgccatagcactccagcctgggcaacagagcgagactctatctcaaaattaaaaaaaaaaaaggctgggtgtggtggctcac
Above is a window of Pongo pygmaeus isolate AG05252 chromosome 14, NHGRI_mPonPyg2-v2.0_pri, whole genome shotgun sequence DNA encoding:
- the LOC129011630 gene encoding nuclear pore complex-interacting protein family member A7-like isoform X1, with product MPVWWLLFWLLLLGFISHHPTYVINSPPDHFHPGTDFCGIPWIVIIIVFLGISTLAIFLWKTSLCVSFLKTVLKSQNVHDGSTDVQRKAWRSNSRSQEGIKIGLEDLFTSQRHMEAKVRAEVHKVTKNVNSHYKINGHRKTAKKKKLFQRMQELRRRAQDYCRCKITPSARKPLANSVSLFVFLAFGHSLPGQDMDVFFSPQLCAQALQRGKAERKAAYKQHRCQMRQKQRVPERHMSQEPVQGRLGLENPFSMADSGPHSVPMRNSNGVPAENTEKKKVRMVAVEHHHSSGLRYRPYLPAETLRKRIGRKPRPPIQCDLRGQPRPSVKGCLRPLTLSRLQCPLGPQPHSTTDDFLRRETPQDKCALGPDPLPRADDFLRLKTPPEGLFIPISPSPVDDSLSLKTPPKCLLVPLPPSPVDDFLTPQAPPIKRHRLGPVAFPRADDFRRPKEPPDCFCAPLPPSPVDDSLSLKTPPECLLVPLPPPVDDFLTPQAPPIKRRRLGPVAFPRADDFRRPKEPPDCFCAPLPPSPVDDSLSLKTPPECLLVPLPPSPVDDFLTPQAPPIKRRRLGLVAFPRADDFRRPKEPPDCFFARLPPSPVDDSLSLKTPPECLLVPLPPPVDDFLTPQAPPIKRRRLGPVAFP